The sequence CAGTAGAACTCCTCCGGGAAGAAATCGGGGCGGTCGGTCTGCCAGTCCGGTCGCACGTCGCCGCCGACGGCGACGGCGTCGGTGTCCTCGTACACCGCGACCAGATTTGCCACCCAGTCTTCGTGGGCAACGGCGTCGTCGTCGAGCATCGCCACCACGTCCCCGGAGGCGAGTTCCGCGCCCTTCGTGCGCGAGTAGGAGATGCCACGGTTCTCCTCGTTGTTGTGACAGACGACGCACTCGCGGTCACAGAAATCGTCCTGCACGCGCTCGTAGACGGCGCCGTTGCCGTCGACGACGAGGACGACCTCGACGGGGTCGTACGTCTGGGCGAGGACGCTTTCGACGGCTTCGGTGAACGCGTCGTACCGTTCCATCGCGTACGTACAGACGACGACCGACACCTGCATGGGCCCGACGTACCGCCGAGTCGCGAATAAGCCTTCGGTTGTGACGGGACGTATCGGCGCTGATAGCGGTTGTGGCCGTCGGTAGATAACAAGGTTTATGCCGATAATTCAAGTCCGTTTGGCCAATGAGCGACGATCAGAGACAGGGGTCCTCGTCGGTCGCAGACCTCTTTTTCAACTGGTATCACGTCCCCGCGCTCGTCCTCGTCGTTGCGACGATGCTCGCTATCCGCCTGCAGGCGTATAGCAACTTCATCCGCGACGGGACAGTGTACTTCTCGGGGAATGACGCCTGGTATCACCTCCGTCAGGTCGAGTATACGGTGCGGCATTGGCCCTTCACGATGTCGTACGACCCGTGGACGAACTTCCCGTACGGCACGAACGCGGGGCAGTTCGGCACGCTGTACGACCAGCTGGTCGCCACCGCGGCGCTGGTCGTCGGCCTCGGCAGCCCGTCACAGGAACTCGTCGCGAAGACGCTGCTGGTCGCCCCGGCCGTGTTCGGCGCACTGATCGCCGTGCCGGTGTACGCCATTGGCAAGCGGTTCGCCGGGCGCGCGGCCGGCCTCTTCGGGGCCATCGTCCTCCTGCTCCTCCCGGGGCAGTTCCTCCAGCGCGGCCTCGTCGGCTTCGCCGACCACAACATCGCCGAACCGCTCTTCCAGACCATCGCCGTGCTCGCGCTGATGATTGCCATCGCGGTCGCCGTCCGCGAGAAACCGATTTGGGAACTCGTCGTCGACCGCGATATGGACGCCCTCCGACAGCCACTCATCTGGAGCGCGCTCGCGGGCGTCGCGGTCGCCCTCTACATGTGGGTGTGGCCGCCGGGTGTCCTGCTCGTCGGCGTCTTTGGCGTCTACCTGGTCTACCAGCTTACGAGCGACTACGTTACTGGTGGCTCGCCTGAACCCATCGCGTTCGTCGGCGTCGTCTCGATGGTCGTGGCCGCGGTGCTGATGCTCGTGCAGTTCGACACGGTGTCGTTCGGCGCCACCGACTTCTCCCTCCTCCAGCCCGTCGTCGCGCTCGGCGTCGGCGTCGGCGCGGCCTTCCTCGCCGGGCTTGCACGCCTCTTCGACGACCGCGCGATCGATCGTACCTACTACCCGCCGGCGGTCGTCGGCCTCATCGCCCTCTCCCTCGGCCTCATCGCGGTCGCGCTCCCGTCACTGTTCGGGACGATCCAGTCCAACGCCCTCAGCTTCATCGGCTTCAGTGCCGGCGCCGGTCTTCGAACCATCTCCGAGGCGCAGCCGTATCTCTCACCCGACATCCTCCAGCAGAACCGCATGACTGCGACCGGGCGCATCATGGCCGACTACGGCTTCACGCTCTTCACGGGCGTTGCGGCCGTCATCTGGCTGGTCGCGAAACCGCTGCTCCGTGACTGGGAGACCGAACGCGTCGGCTACGTGTTCGGCTCGCTCGCGATCCTGGGACTGCTCTTCCTCGTTCCCGGCCCGTTCCAGGCTGTCGCCGACGCGATCGGTGTGGTCTCCGAACTCGTCGGCGTCGCGATCGTCGCGGCCATCCTCTTTGGCGCCGTCATCCAGACCAACTACGACAGCGAGAAACTCCTCTTCGTCGTCTGGGCGGCGTTCATGACCTCTGCTGCGTTCACGCAGGTCCGGTTCCACTACTACCTGGCACCGATCGTCGCCATCGCGAACGCCTACCTCCTCGGGGAGATCCTGACGTATCTCGACTTGCGCGTCCCCTCCTTCGACGCGCTGCGCGACCTGCAGGGATACCAGGTGCTCGCGGTGCTCGCGGCCGCGATGCTGATCATCACGCCCGTGCTCCTCGTGCCGATAAACGTTCGCAACACGGGTAACGCCGACTTCGACCAGAGTAGCACCGCCTGGGAGACAGCACAGGGGACTGGCCCTGGTGCGGTGACGGAGTGGAACGACTCGCTCAACTGGATGGAGTCGAACACGCCCGCCCCTGGCACCTTCGGCGGTGCGAGTGAGGAAATGGAGTACTACGGCTCCTACGACCAACCGTCGGGGGGCGACTACGACTATCCGGCCGGCGCCTACGGCGTCCAATCCTGGTGGGACTACGGCCACTGGATCACCGTCCGCGGTGAGCGCATCCCGAACGCCAACCCGTTCCAGCAGGGGGCGACCGACGCCGCGAACTTCCTGCTCGCGCCCAACGAGTCGGCCGCACAGAGCGCCCTCGGCGAGCGCGACACGGAGGCGGCGGGCACCCGGTACGTGATGGTCGACTGGCAGATGGTCAACCCGTCGTCGAAGTTCGGCGCTCCGGTCGTCTTCTACGACGCGTCGAACGTCTCCGCGTCGGACTTCTACAACCGCGTGTACGCCAGCGACCTGCGCGGGAGCTTCCCCGTCCGCACCCAGCGCTACTACGAGAGCCAGATGGTGCGGCTGTACGCCTACCACGGGAGTTCGGCACAGCCCCAGCCGATCGTCGTCGACTGGGAACAACGGCGCGTCGAGACCCAGAGCGGCGAGACGATCACCGTCCGAGCGGGGCCGCAGGACCAACGAACGGTGCTCCGACAGTTCGACAACATGTCCGCGGCGGAAGCCTACGTCGAAAACGACAGCACGTCACAGATCGGTGGCGTCGGCCACTATCCCAGCGAGCGTGTGCCAGCGCTCGAACACTACCGGCTGGTGCAGGTGAGCGAGTCGAACGCGTCCAGTTCCTCGCAGTACTCGCTCTCGGCCCGCCGCGCCTTCGCCATGACGGGCCTCCCGCCGTCGTCGCAGACGCTCTACGAGCCCTCGTGGGTGAAGTCCTTCGAGAAGGTGCCCGGCGCGACCATCACGAGCGACGGACTGCCGCCGAACACGTCGGTCCGCGCGTCGGTCCCGATGCGCGTTCCGGCGACCAACGAGACGTTCACGTACACCCAGCAGACGCGGACGAACGAGGACGGGGAGCTGACGATGACGCTTCCCTACTCGACGACGGGCTACGACGAGTACGGGCCGTCGAACGGCTACACGAACGTGAGCGTCCGGGCGACGGGCCCGTACACGCTCGAGTCGGCGCTCGCGAACGACAACGGCTCGCTCGTGCAGTATCGCTCCCAGGTGAACGTGAGCGAAGGTCGGGTCAACGGCGACATCGAGGGCACGCGGGAGGTGACACTGGAGCAACGCAACCCGCTCCAGAACCTGTCGCTCGGCGGCGGTAACGAGTCCGAATCGATCGACCCCGACGCGTCGATCACGGAGACGACCGCTGATTCCGCCGATGACACGTCGAGCACGCCCGACGGTGTGTCAGGAAGTACCGACACGCGGACGGCGTTCGACGCTCCCCGCGTCGCCGTCGCTCGGAACTAACGCCGCATGGAACGGCGCCTTCGCTCCCTGCTCGTCGTCGCTCTCAAGGGACTCTGTATGGGCGCCGCCGACGCCGTCCCCGGCGTCTCCGGCGGCACCATCGCGCTCATCACGGGGATCTACGAGCGCCTGATCGCAGCCATCACTGCGGTCTCGCCGGCGCGGATCGGCCGCGTTCTCGCTGCACCGCTGCCGGGCCGGCGCGCCGACGCGCGGGCGGCGTTTCTCGAGATCGACGGCTGGTTTCTGCTCGCGCTCGGTACCGGCATCCTCACCGCCGTCCTCGTCGTGACGCGGCTCCTCCACGTCGCGCTCGCGGACTCCCCGGTCGTCACCTTCGGCTTTTTCTTCGGCCTGATCGCCGCCTCGGCCGTCGCGCTCGCGGACCAGGCGTCGCTCGATACGCCCGGGCGGATCGGCGCCGGCATCGGCGGGTTCTGTCTCGCTTTCTTCGCGTCGAGTCGCGCCGGCGCAGCCCTCCCGTCGTCGCCGCTGGTCACCGTCTTCGTCGGCGCAATCGCCATCAGCGCGATGGTGTTGCCCGGCATCTCGGGGTCGCTCATCCTGGTCATCCTCGGTCAGTACGAGTTCCTCGTCGAACGGCTGACGGCCTTTGTCGACGCCCTCCTCGGTCTGTTCGTGGGCGGGACGGTCGACGCCGTCGTCGACCCCGCGACGACCGTCGTCGCCTTCGGCGTCGGGGGCGTGGTCGGCCTCCTCAGCGTCGCCCACGCCGTCCGCTGGGCGCTCGCCCACTACCACCGGGCGACGCTCACCTTTCTCGTCAGCCTGGTCGTCGGCGGCCTGCGCGCCCCCGTCGTCGAGGCCGGCGAGGGACTGACCGCCGGGTGGTCGACCGATCCGCTCCTCGCGTTCGCGGGGGCGGCAGCCGTCGGCGCCGTCGTCGTCCTCGCGCTCGAACGGTACACCGAGGGCATCGCGGAGCCGGTCTGACCGTCATACTGTCGGCTGTAAGTCGTTCAACGATTTCGCCACCCGGGGTGGTGAATATCTTGATCCAGTTACAGCCGGCAGTATTATACGGTTTATTGTAAGTCAGTACCGGTGGTTCGCTGGATCGCCTCCGCGAACCACCGGTAAATAGTTACAATAATCCGTATCAGCCGTCGAGACGCGCCACCGTCACGAACGTCTCCGGCCGGGTCTCGGCGCGGTCGATGGCGAACCCCGCCGCTCGCTGGAGGCCCACGGCGTCGTCGAGGCCGTACGTCTCCCCGCGCGGTGGACCGGCCTCGCCCGCACCCTCACGGTCCCAGTCGACGATGGCGAGTCGCCCGCCGGGCCGGAGCACGCGGGCCACCTCCTGCAGGGCGTCGGCGTTCCCGAACTCGTGGAAGGTGAACGTCGAGACGGCGGCGTCGAGTTCGCCCGTCGCGAAGGGGAGGTCGGCGGCGTCGGCCGCGACGAGCTCGACGTTCTCGGGGACGCCTTTCTCGCGGTAGTGGTCGTGCATCACGGTCTGGACGTCGACGGCGAACACCGTTCCGGCGTGGGGGGCGAGATCGTCGGTGTAAAACCCGGTGCCACTGCCGAGGTCGGCGAGCACCGCGTCCGACTGCGGTGCGACGAGGGCGTGGAGTTCCTCGCGCGAGCAGTGGCGATACCGGGCGGCTGCATCCTCGAGTTTCGCCGCCTGATCGCTGTCGAACGTGTGAAAGCCCATACCACTGGCTGTCGCCGCGGCACGAAAAAGACCGGCTGTATGAGATAGGGTTAAATCCCCACCGTGTGCTATCCTCACCATGACCATGGACATACGCATCCGAAAACCGACCGTCCGGGAGTGTGAGAAATGTGGCCGTCGCGAACGCTGGAACGACGCGACGGGCACCTGGCGTCTCGACACCGACGACGAGGGCGACCGCATCGCCGGCGACGTGTACTGCATCCACGAGTGGGACATCAACGGCACGTTCGTCCCCATCGAAACCGACGACGCCGACGCCGAAGCGTAACTGTAGATGCCCGACGACCCGTCACCGCCCGTCACGGTCTACGTCACCGTCCCGCGCGAGGACGCGTCCCATCTGGCGCGACGGCTCGTCGACGAGCGACTGGCGGCCTGTGTCAACGTCGTGGACTGCCAGTCCGTCTATCGATGGGACGGCGACGTGACGGCCGACGACGAAGCGATTCTGCTCGCGAAAACCACCGACGGACGGTACGACGAGATGGTCGACCGCGTCGGCGAGTGGCATCCCTACGATGTGCCCTGTATCGAACGGCTCCCCGTCGACGGCGCCCACGAGCCCTTTTCGGCGTGGTGTAGCGAGGCGGTCGAGCGTGATGGATGATTCCCTGGCGACGCCTCGGTCTGTACGCCGGCGGGACGATATCGCTGGGCGGTCTCGCGTTCGCAGCCGCTTTTATCGGCCGACGCACCGCCGATCCGATCGCCGCCCAGTTCATCACCCCGTTCACGATCTGGACGAAACTCGGCGGGATCGCCGCCGGACTGCTCGTTCTCCTCTTCGGATTGGCGATTATCGGCCTGGCAGGGCGGCTGACGGACGGGGAGTGAGTCCGCAGTCCGCGGACTGTGGAAGGTCGTCGCCGACGACGCGCAGGAATCCGGCGATGACGACGCCGAGGACGGGGAACAGAACGCCCACATAGCGACTCGTCTCGAGACGATGGCGGACGGGGATCATCGGTCGCGACACGCCGCCAGGGCTTCGAGCGTTCCGTCTAGGTGGGCGCCCTCGGTCACGTGGTCGGCGGCGTCGCGCGCCCGGTCGTCGGCGTTCGCCACTGCGTAGGATTCGCCCACCACCTCGAACGTCGAGACGTCGTTCTCGCTGTCGCCGACGGCGACGAAGTCCGCGGGTTCGAGGGCGAGCGTCTCGGCGACCGACCGGACGCCGTCGCCTTTCGCCACGCCCGGGAGTTTGAGGTGGTAGGCGTAGCCCGTATCCACCAGTTCGACGCCGAACTCCTCGGCGACAGCCCGGAGCAGCGCTTCGTCGGCGTCGTACCGAACGGCGACTTCCGTCTCCCGCCAGCGGTTGACGGTGTCGGCCCGGCCCCAGCCCATCTGCCCGCCGCGCTCGACGAACGCCCGCGCCGCGTCCGCCGCACGACTCGCGTCGTCGACGGTCACCCGCACCTCGTCGTCGGCACAGACGATGCCGCCGTGTTCCGCGACGACCCGTTCGGAGATGTCCATGAAATGACAGAGTGCGACGGGGTAGGGGAACGCCTTCCCCGTCGCGAGGACGATCGGGGCCTCCCATTCGCGGAGCGCGTCGAACGCCCGGGGATCGATCCCGCCGTCGGCCCGCGTCAGCGTCCCGTCGATGTCGAGTACGAGCGGCGGCGCCATACGCCATCCCAGCGGGGCAATCGCCATAAACGGCGCGTCATGCGCCGGCCATCGACGCCGTCAAGGCGGCACGCGCTGACCCACCGACCATGCACGAGACGACCGTCCTCGTCGTCGGCGGCGGCGCGACGGGCGTCAGCGTCGCCCGCGACCTGGCGCTTCGCGATATCGATGTCACCCTCGTCGACCGCGACGCCCTCGCGGCCGGCACCACCGGCCGGTCGCACGGCGTCCTCCACAGCGGCGCGCGCTACGCCGAGCGCGATCCCGACGACGCCGCCGACTGCCTCGCGGAGAACCGGCTTCTCCGCGACATCGCCGCCGGCTGTCTCGACGAGACGGGCGGCTACTTTCTGCAACTCGCTGCCGACGACCCCGCGTACTTCGAGCGCAAGCGCGCCGCGTGTGCGGATCTGGGGATGGCCGTCGAGACGCTGTCAGGCGACGAACTCCGCGAACGGGTGCCGGCCGCGAGCCCCGCCGTCGAGCGCGCCTTCGCGGTCCCCGACGCCGTTGTCTCGCCCGCCCGCCTGGTCGTCGCGACGGCCGCCGACGCCCGGGACGCCGGCGCGCGTCTCTACGCTCATTCGCCGGTCGAGGCCATCGATGTCTCCGGGGGCCACGTCGACACCGTCGCCGTGGGCGGCCGCCTCGACGCGATGGTCGACGCCGAGGTGGTAGTGAACGCCACCGGACCGTGGGCCGAGCGCTGTGCCGCGCTCGCGGGGGTCGACGTGCCGATGCA comes from Haloplanus sp. XH21 and encodes:
- a CDS encoding HEWD family protein; this translates as MDIRIRKPTVRECEKCGRRERWNDATGTWRLDTDDEGDRIAGDVYCIHEWDINGTFVPIETDDADAEA
- a CDS encoding phosphoglycolate phosphatase, whose protein sequence is MAPPLVLDIDGTLTRADGGIDPRAFDALREWEAPIVLATGKAFPYPVALCHFMDISERVVAEHGGIVCADDEVRVTVDDASRAADAARAFVERGGQMGWGRADTVNRWRETEVAVRYDADEALLRAVAEEFGVELVDTGYAYHLKLPGVAKGDGVRSVAETLALEPADFVAVGDSENDVSTFEVVGESYAVANADDRARDAADHVTEGAHLDGTLEALAACRDR
- a CDS encoding DUF368 domain-containing protein, which gives rise to MERRLRSLLVVALKGLCMGAADAVPGVSGGTIALITGIYERLIAAITAVSPARIGRVLAAPLPGRRADARAAFLEIDGWFLLALGTGILTAVLVVTRLLHVALADSPVVTFGFFFGLIAASAVALADQASLDTPGRIGAGIGGFCLAFFASSRAGAALPSSPLVTVFVGAIAISAMVLPGISGSLILVILGQYEFLVERLTAFVDALLGLFVGGTVDAVVDPATTVVAFGVGGVVGLLSVAHAVRWALAHYHRATLTFLVSLVVGGLRAPVVEAGEGLTAGWSTDPLLAFAGAAAVGAVVVLALERYTEGIAEPV
- the cutA gene encoding divalent-cation tolerance protein CutA; this translates as MPDDPSPPVTVYVTVPREDASHLARRLVDERLAACVNVVDCQSVYRWDGDVTADDEAILLAKTTDGRYDEMVDRVGEWHPYDVPCIERLPVDGAHEPFSAWCSEAVERDG
- a CDS encoding FAD-dependent oxidoreductase; its protein translation is MHETTVLVVGGGATGVSVARDLALRDIDVTLVDRDALAAGTTGRSHGVLHSGARYAERDPDDAADCLAENRLLRDIAAGCLDETGGYFLQLAADDPAYFERKRAACADLGMAVETLSGDELRERVPAASPAVERAFAVPDAVVSPARLVVATAADARDAGARLYAHSPVEAIDVSGGHVDTVAVGGRLDAMVDAEVVVNATGPWAERCAALAGVDVPMQPTCGVMVAVENPGVGTVLNRCRPPADGDIVVPRGDEAVLGTTSVAVDDPDDFERPRAAVERVLSECAAMCPALAERAVERTYWGVRPLYAPDEAVRGDARSISRGFALLDHADAGAAGFVTVVGGKLTTARKMAAATADHVCERLGIDRACRTAEEPLPGADDPARLDALVAEFTVDAPADGR
- a CDS encoding oligosaccharyl transferase, archaeosortase A system-associated, translating into MSDDQRQGSSSVADLFFNWYHVPALVLVVATMLAIRLQAYSNFIRDGTVYFSGNDAWYHLRQVEYTVRHWPFTMSYDPWTNFPYGTNAGQFGTLYDQLVATAALVVGLGSPSQELVAKTLLVAPAVFGALIAVPVYAIGKRFAGRAAGLFGAIVLLLLPGQFLQRGLVGFADHNIAEPLFQTIAVLALMIAIAVAVREKPIWELVVDRDMDALRQPLIWSALAGVAVALYMWVWPPGVLLVGVFGVYLVYQLTSDYVTGGSPEPIAFVGVVSMVVAAVLMLVQFDTVSFGATDFSLLQPVVALGVGVGAAFLAGLARLFDDRAIDRTYYPPAVVGLIALSLGLIAVALPSLFGTIQSNALSFIGFSAGAGLRTISEAQPYLSPDILQQNRMTATGRIMADYGFTLFTGVAAVIWLVAKPLLRDWETERVGYVFGSLAILGLLFLVPGPFQAVADAIGVVSELVGVAIVAAILFGAVIQTNYDSEKLLFVVWAAFMTSAAFTQVRFHYYLAPIVAIANAYLLGEILTYLDLRVPSFDALRDLQGYQVLAVLAAAMLIITPVLLVPINVRNTGNADFDQSSTAWETAQGTGPGAVTEWNDSLNWMESNTPAPGTFGGASEEMEYYGSYDQPSGGDYDYPAGAYGVQSWWDYGHWITVRGERIPNANPFQQGATDAANFLLAPNESAAQSALGERDTEAAGTRYVMVDWQMVNPSSKFGAPVVFYDASNVSASDFYNRVYASDLRGSFPVRTQRYYESQMVRLYAYHGSSAQPQPIVVDWEQRRVETQSGETITVRAGPQDQRTVLRQFDNMSAAEAYVENDSTSQIGGVGHYPSERVPALEHYRLVQVSESNASSSSQYSLSARRAFAMTGLPPSSQTLYEPSWVKSFEKVPGATITSDGLPPNTSVRASVPMRVPATNETFTYTQQTRTNEDGELTMTLPYSTTGYDEYGPSNGYTNVSVRATGPYTLESALANDNGSLVQYRSQVNVSEGRVNGDIEGTREVTLEQRNPLQNLSLGGGNESESIDPDASITETTADSADDTSSTPDGVSGSTDTRTAFDAPRVAVARN
- a CDS encoding class I SAM-dependent methyltransferase, with translation MGFHTFDSDQAAKLEDAAARYRHCSREELHALVAPQSDAVLADLGSGTGFYTDDLAPHAGTVFAVDVQTVMHDHYREKGVPENVELVAADAADLPFATGELDAAVSTFTFHEFGNADALQEVARVLRPGGRLAIVDWDREGAGEAGPPRGETYGLDDAVGLQRAAGFAIDRAETRPETFVTVARLDG